From Saccopteryx leptura isolate mSacLep1 chromosome 3, mSacLep1_pri_phased_curated, whole genome shotgun sequence, one genomic window encodes:
- the TNFRSF9 gene encoding tumor necrosis factor receptor superfamily member 9, with translation MGKGYYNLVATVLLVMNVDRARSMQDTCSYCPAGTFCGESKDRICIPCPSNSFSSTSGQKACDICRRCEGVFRTKKACSPTSNAECECFAGFYCQGAGCTMCTQDCKQGQELTTDGCRDCNFGTFNDQKRGTCRPWTDCSLAGKTVLVHGTKERDVVCGPASGNFSSGTSATTVPAPATKPGHAPMISIFVLALVVTLALFLLFFLTLRFSVVKHGRKKLLYIFKQPFMKTVQTAQEEDACSCRFPEEEEGEEGRP, from the exons ATGGGAAAAGGGTATTACAACCTGGTGGCTACGGTGCTGTTGGTGATGAATGTTGACAGGGCAAGATCCATGCAGGATACCTGTAGTTACTGCCCAGCTG GTACTTTCTGTGGGGAAAGCAAGGATCGGATTTGCATTCCCTGTCCTTCAAACAGTTTCTCCAGCACCAGCGGACAAAAGGCCTGTGACATCTGCCGGCGGTGTGAAG GTGTTTTCAGGACTAAGAAGGCATGCTCCCCCACCAGCAACGCAGAATGTGAGTGCTTCGCAGGATTCTACTGCCAAGGGGCCGGATGTACTATGTGTACACAGGACTGTAAACAAGGTCAAGAATTAACCACAGACG GTTGTAGAGACTGTAACTTTGGGACATTTAATGATCAGAAGCGTGGCACCTGTCGACCCTGGACTGA CTGTTCTTTGGCTGGGAAGACGGTACTTGTGCATGGGACCAAGGAGCGAGATGTGGTGTGTGGACCAGCTTCGGGCAACTTCTCTTCAGGCACATCTGCCACCACCGTGCCTGCCCCTGCCACAAAGCCAG GCCACGCCCCCATGATCAGCATCTTCGTTCTGGCACTGGTGGTGACCTTGGCGCTGTTCCTGTTGTTCTTCCTCACGCTCCGCTTCTCTGTCGTTAAACATGGCAGGAAGAAACTGCTGTACATATTCAAGCAAC cctttatgAAAACTGTCCAAACTGCCCAGGAGGAGGATGCCTGCAGCTGCCGGTTTCccgaagaggaggaaggagaagagggcagACCATGA